The following is a genomic window from Halobacterium sp. R2-5.
CCCATCGTCACGCAGGAACCGGTCCCGGTCTACGAGGGCGACGACGCGAGCGACCTCAAGGAGCGCGTGCTCTACGACGCCGAGTTCGAGGCGTACCCGCGTGCCGTGCGCTGGGCCGCGAACGGCGACCTCGACGTCACCGGCGACGGCGTCACCGTCGACGCGGACGCGGGCGGCGACTTCCCGGTACGCCGGCTCGTGAGCAACGACCGCGACAGCGACCTCCGGTACGGCGAGAACCCCCACCAGGACGCCGCGCTCTACCGCGACGACACCTGCGAGGAGGCCAGCGTCGTCCACGCCGACCAGCTCAACGAGGGCGCGAAGGCGCTGTCCTACAACAACTACAACGACGCCGACGCCGCGCTCAACCTCATCAAGGAGTTCGACGAGCCCGCGGCCGCCGTCATCAAGCACACCAACCCAGCGGGCGCCGCGGTCGCGGACACGCTCGCGGACGCCTACGCCGACGCGCTCGCGACGGACGCGAAGAGCGCGTTCGGCGGCATCGTCGCGCTCAACCGCGAGTGCGACGAGGCGACCGCGGAACTCGTCGCGGACTCGTTCAAGGAGGTCGTCGTCGCGCCCGGCTACACCGACGGCGCGCTCGACGTGCTCACCGAGAAGGACAACCTCCGCGTCCTCGACGTCGGTGAGCTGGACGAGGTCACCGAGACCACCACGGAGAAGCCGCTGGTCGGCGGCCGCCTCGTGCAGGAGCGCGACCTCTGGGCGCCCGACCGCGACGACCTCGAAGTCGTCACGGAGCGCGAGCCCACCGACGAGGAGATCGAGACGATGCTGTTCGCGTGGCGCGTGCTCAAGCACGTGAAGTCCAACGGCATCCTGTTCGCGGACGGCACCGAGACCGTCGGGCTCGGCGTCGGACAGGTCTCCCGCGTGGACGCCGTCGAGCTCGCCGCGAAGAAGGCCGAGCGCGACGCCGACGGCAAGGACGCGGCGGGCGCCGTGATGGCCTCGGACGCGTTCTTCCCGTTCCCGGACGGCGTCGAGGCCGCCGCCGAGGCGGGCGTCGAGGCCGTGATTCAGCCCGGCGGTTCGGTGAACGACGACGACGTCGTCGAGGCCGCCGACGAGCACGGGATGGCGATGGTGTTCACCGGGCACCGTACCTTCCGGCACGACTGACCGAACGCTCCGCCTCCCGCTCGCCGCTACCGCTTTGGTTCCGCGGCGCGTGCTCCCGCGTATGAGCCTGCTGCCCGAGCGGTTCGAGGCGTGGTTCTGGGCGCGGCACTCGAACCCGAAGAGCGGGTGGACGCGCGTGCCGACCGGCCCGGTCGTCGTGTACGCGCTCTACCGCCGCGACTGGCGGTTGCTGTGCGCCGCGCTGGTCTGGACCGTCGTCAACCCGTTCCTGTTCGCGGCGCCCGGGAACGAGGACGCGTGGATGACGCGCGCGGTGCTCGCCGAGCGGTGGTGGATTCGCGAGGAGGGCAACCGAACGACGGGCTTCGACGGGCCGAACGCGTACAACACGGGTGCGGCGCTCGCGGCCGTCTTCGCGGTGCACGCGGCGTGGCGGCGGCGGCCTGCGGGCGCGACGCTCGGCGCGGCGCTGCTGGTCGGCCTGAAGCTCTGGTGGCTCGAACTGCTGGTGCGGCGCTACGACCGGCGGGCGGCGTGACTCTACTTCGGCCGCCAGTCGAGCTCGATTTCGACGGTCTCGCGGTCCCCGCGGAACATCGCCTGCTTCTCGATCACGTCGATCTGGAAGTCGACGGTGTCCGTCGGCCGGAGCTTGATGTCCTTGTTGTCGACGCGGATCGTGAAGTCGTCCGACCGGAGCGACTCCGCGATCTCTTCGAGTCGAGCCGCGGCCTGGTCGCGTTCGAGGCTCTCCGTGCCCGTGGTTCGTTCGGCCATACCGACACGTGGCCGGCCTCGCGCTTGGTTATGGGGTTCTTACGCGCTCGCGAAAGAGGGGGAGAAGGGGCAGTGGAGCGCCAGCGGGCTGACACAGGTGGGGTGGGTTCGGGGCTTTGGAGGGCCGGTGGCGCTCCACCCGAACGATGTGCCGGACGTATCAAGTCGGTTGGGGAGACTCAAACGGCTCTTTGAGGGACGACCGAGGTGCCGGTCCGACAGTATAAAGCGGGCCGCGGCGCTCGATTCCAGTATGCGATACGACGAGGCGGCGAACTTCCTGCTGGACCTCCGCCGCTACCGGCCCAAGCCCGGGACGGACTCGACGGCGGACCTGCTGGCCGCGCTCGGCGACCCCCACGAGGGCCCGCGGTACGTGCAGGTCGCGGGGTCGAACGGGAAGGGGTCGAGCGCCCGGATGCTGGAGTCCGTGCTCCGGGAGGCCGGACTGGACGTCGGCCGCTACACGTCCCCGCACCTCGACGACGTGCGCGAGCGCGTCACCGTCGACGGCCGCCGGATGTCGAAGGCGGCGCTGACGGCGTTCGTCGAGGCGGTCCGGCCGCGCGTGAACGAGCGCGCGGCGGACGGCGACGCGCCGACGTTCTTCGAGGTGGTGACGGCGATGGCGCTCTGGCAGTTCGGGCGCGAGGACGTCGACGTCGCCGTCCTCGAAGTCGGCATCGGCGGGCACTACGACGCGACGAGTGTCGTCGACCCGGTAGCGAGCGCCGTCACGTCGGTGAGCCTCGAACACACGGGCGTGCTCGGCGACACGGTCGAGGAGATCGCCCGCGACAAGGCCCACGTCGCCGCGGACGCGAACCCGCTCGTGACCGGCGCGACCGGGGACGCGCTCGCCGCGGTGCGCGAGCAGGCGGGCGAGGTCGTGACCGTCGGCGACGACGGCGACGTGCGCGTGACCTACGGGGGCCGCACGAACCACACGGAGGCCGCCGTCTCGATTGCGAGCGACGGCTGGTCGGTGGACGCGGAGATTCCCCTGCTTGGGTCGTTCCAGGCGCAGAACGCGGGCGTCGCGGCGGCGCTCGCGCGGCAGGTCGCGGACGCCGACGAGGCGACGCTCGCGCGCGGCCTGCGGAAGGCGTACTGGCCGGGGCGCTTCGAAGTGATGGGCACGGACCCGATTACGGTGCTAGACGGCGCGCACAACCCCGCGGCGTGCGAGGCGCTCGCGGACACGCTCGCGGAGTTCGACTACGACGACCTCCACTGCGTGTTCGGCGCGATGCACGACAAGGACCACCGCGGGATGGCCGCCGCGCTCCCGACGCCCGACCGGGTGTGGGCGTGCAACCCGGACACGGGCCGCGCGGAGGACGCGGACGTGCTCGCGACCGTCTTCTCGGAGGCGGGCGCGGACGTGACAATCAAGCGCGCGGTGGAGTCCGCGCTCGACGCCGCGCTCGACGCCGCCGGCGAGGACGACCTCGTGCTGCTCACGGGGTCGCTGTTCGCCGTCGCGGAGGGCCGCAAGCGCTGGACGCGCACGAACGTCCAGAAGGACGTCGACACGCTCGACGACTCCCGCGAGGTGCTGGAGGGCGCGCACGTCACGCCGCCGGGCGTCTGGCGGATGCGCGGGAAGGGCGTCCACCGCGTCGTGGAGACGCGCGTCCAGAAGCGCCAGGCCCAGTACCTCAAAGAGGAGATGCTGAGCCTCGGCGCGGAGTGCTCGCTGTCCGGGCTGAACAACCAGCCGCGGGGGTACCTCGACGCCGTGCTGATGGGGACGCTCGCGCAGTTCAAGCGCCTCTGCGAGAAACTGGAGGGGCAGCCGTACGGCCTCTCCGTGTACGCCGACGAGCTCCGGGAGACCCTCGGCATTCAGACGTCGCCGGCGACCCACGGCTACCCGTGGGAGGACGGCACCGCCGTGATGGGCATTCTGAACGTGACGCCGGACAGCTTCCACGACGGCGGCGAGTACGACACCGTCGCAGACGCCGTCGCGCGCGCCGAGGAGATGGTCGACGCGGGCGTCGACATCATCGACGTGGGCGGCGAGTCCACGCGCCCGGGCGCCGACCCCGTCCCCCTCGAAGCAGAACTCGACCGCGTCGTCCCCGTGGTCGAGCGCATCAGCGACTTCGACGCGATGGTCTCCGTGGACACCCGCAAGGCCGAAGTCGGCCGGCAAGCCCTCGAAGCGGGCGCGGACGTACTCAACGACGTGACCGGGCTCGAAGACCCCGAGATGCGCTTCGTCGCCGCCGAGTACGGCGCGCCGCTCGTGGTGATGCACTCCATCAACGCGCCCGTCGAGCCGGGCGAGGACGTCCCCTACGACGACGTCGTCGACGACGTCGTCGACGAACTCACGGAGCGCGTGCTGCTCGCGGAGAAGGCCGGTCTGCCGCGGGAGAAGATCATCGTCGACCCCGGCATCGGCTTCGGGAAGTCCGCCGCGGAGAGCTTCGAGGTGCTGGACCGCACCGACGAGTTCCACGCGCTCGGCTGCCCCGTCCTGATCGGCCACAGCCACAAGTCGATGTTCGGCGCGGTCGACTCGTACCCCGACGACGGCGGCTACGCGACGGTCGCGGGCACGGCGCTCGCGGCGGACCGCGGCGCGGACATCGTGCGCGTCCACGACGTCGAGGAGAACGTCGCCGCCGTGGAGGTCGCGGAGGCGACCCGGGACGGCGTCGAGGATGACTGACGACGGCGCCGCGTTCCGGAACGCTGTCCGGCGGGGGTACGACGCGCTCGCCGCGGACTACGACGCCGTGCGCGACGACGCCGACCCGCCGGCCGTGCTCGTCGACGCGCTCGCGGACACAGCGGGTGGCCGCCTGCTCGACGCGGGCTGCGGCGGCGGCCGTGGCGTGCTCGGGCCGCTCGGCGACAGCTTCGATGGGGTCGGTCTGGACATCTCCCGCGCGCAGCTCGAACTCGCCGGCGAGCGCGCGCCGGCGGCCGCCCGCGTGCAGGGCGACATGACCCGGCTGCCGTTCGCCGAGGACGCCTTCGACGCGGTGACCGCGTTGCACTCCGTCATCCACGTGCCGGCCGCCCAGCACACCGACGTCTACCGGGAGTTCCGGCGCGTGCTCCGGGACGGCGGCGTCGCGGTGGTCACCGCCGGGACGGAGGCGTGGGAGGGCGAGAACGACGACTGGCTGGACAGCGGCGAACACATGCAGTGGTCGTTCCCGGCGCCCGAGGAGACGGAGGCGGCGCTCGCGGACGCCGGCTTCCGCATCGAGGACAGCGAAATGAAGGGAAGCGACGCCGGCGGCAGCTGGCGGTTCTACCGGCTGTCGTAGTCAGAGCAGGCCGGCCTGTTCCTGGGCCTCGCGGTAGACGTCGAGGTACGCTTCCACGAACTGCTCGTCGTCGTACTCGGCGAACGTCTCGTCGACGTCCTTGCGTTCGAGGTCGCCCGCGGCGACCAGACACTCCGTGATCTCCTCGTCGTTGGTCGCGCGGAACCCGCGGTCGTACGTCTCCACGAGCTCGTGGGCGCTGGACTCGGCGTGGTACTCGACGATGCCGACGCAGCCGCAGGCGAGCGCGCGCAGCAGGTCGAGGCCGAAGGAGGTGCGCTCGGCGGTGTGGACGTAGACGTGGGCGTCCTTGAACAGCCGGACGCGCTCGGC
Proteins encoded in this region:
- a CDS encoding class I SAM-dependent methyltransferase; this translates as MTDDGAAFRNAVRRGYDALAADYDAVRDDADPPAVLVDALADTAGGRLLDAGCGGGRGVLGPLGDSFDGVGLDISRAQLELAGERAPAAARVQGDMTRLPFAEDAFDAVTALHSVIHVPAAQHTDVYREFRRVLRDGGVAVVTAGTEAWEGENDDWLDSGEHMQWSFPAPEETEAALADAGFRIEDSEMKGSDAGGSWRFYRLS
- a CDS encoding amphi-Trp domain-containing protein, translated to MAERTTGTESLERDQAAARLEEIAESLRSDDFTIRVDNKDIKLRPTDTVDFQIDVIEKQAMFRGDRETVEIELDWRPK
- the folP gene encoding dihydropteroate synthase — encoded protein: MRYDEAANFLLDLRRYRPKPGTDSTADLLAALGDPHEGPRYVQVAGSNGKGSSARMLESVLREAGLDVGRYTSPHLDDVRERVTVDGRRMSKAALTAFVEAVRPRVNERAADGDAPTFFEVVTAMALWQFGREDVDVAVLEVGIGGHYDATSVVDPVASAVTSVSLEHTGVLGDTVEEIARDKAHVAADANPLVTGATGDALAAVREQAGEVVTVGDDGDVRVTYGGRTNHTEAAVSIASDGWSVDAEIPLLGSFQAQNAGVAAALARQVADADEATLARGLRKAYWPGRFEVMGTDPITVLDGAHNPAACEALADTLAEFDYDDLHCVFGAMHDKDHRGMAAALPTPDRVWACNPDTGRAEDADVLATVFSEAGADVTIKRAVESALDAALDAAGEDDLVLLTGSLFAVAEGRKRWTRTNVQKDVDTLDDSREVLEGAHVTPPGVWRMRGKGVHRVVETRVQKRQAQYLKEEMLSLGAECSLSGLNNQPRGYLDAVLMGTLAQFKRLCEKLEGQPYGLSVYADELRETLGIQTSPATHGYPWEDGTAVMGILNVTPDSFHDGGEYDTVADAVARAEEMVDAGVDIIDVGGESTRPGADPVPLEAELDRVVPVVERISDFDAMVSVDTRKAEVGRQALEAGADVLNDVTGLEDPEMRFVAAEYGAPLVVMHSINAPVEPGEDVPYDDVVDDVVDELTERVLLAEKAGLPREKIIVDPGIGFGKSAAESFEVLDRTDEFHALGCPVLIGHSHKSMFGAVDSYPDDGGYATVAGTALAADRGADIVRVHDVEENVAAVEVAEATRDGVEDD
- a CDS encoding DUF6653 family protein, yielding MSLLPERFEAWFWARHSNPKSGWTRVPTGPVVVYALYRRDWRLLCAALVWTVVNPFLFAAPGNEDAWMTRAVLAERWWIREEGNRTTGFDGPNAYNTGAALAAVFAVHAAWRRRPAGATLGAALLVGLKLWWLELLVRRYDRRAA
- the purH gene encoding bifunctional phosphoribosylaminoimidazolecarboxamide formyltransferase/IMP cyclohydrolase; this translates as MTNVAGLASNRGRNLLHIDDLRPGGADLAVVLTDDADAPVLDAADARDIPTEVVEHRDGESRREHERRVVDALDGYDVDLVCLDGYMRVLSEVFLDATPLTLNVHPSLLPSFPGADAHDQVLDADVSVTGCTVHVVTDAVAEDGSVRAEDVDAGPIVTQEPVPVYEGDDASDLKERVLYDAEFEAYPRAVRWAANGDLDVTGDGVTVDADAGGDFPVRRLVSNDRDSDLRYGENPHQDAALYRDDTCEEASVVHADQLNEGAKALSYNNYNDADAALNLIKEFDEPAAAVIKHTNPAGAAVADTLADAYADALATDAKSAFGGIVALNRECDEATAELVADSFKEVVVAPGYTDGALDVLTEKDNLRVLDVGELDEVTETTTEKPLVGGRLVQERDLWAPDRDDLEVVTEREPTDEEIETMLFAWRVLKHVKSNGILFADGTETVGLGVGQVSRVDAVELAAKKAERDADGKDAAGAVMASDAFFPFPDGVEAAAEAGVEAVIQPGGSVNDDDVVEAADEHGMAMVFTGHRTFRHD